The DNA region AATTCTagtgaaaagaaatatgttgatAAGCCATTCCTTGCTTACAACACAGACTAGTAATAATGTATTGCAGCTGCCTTTTGATAAGCACTTCTTATCAGCTTATTTACCTTAGCCTCTCTCCACCCATGTCCCACCTGCCTGTCTTGCTTACAGTGAATATGGCTTTGCTGAAAAGGTGGTAGAGGGGATGTCCCTGTCCATCAACTCCATAGTGATCAGGATCAGTGCCAAGGCCTTCAACGCCTCCTTTGAGCTATCCCAGCTGCAGGTCTACAGTGTCAACACCAGCTGGAGCATCAGTGACCTGCGATTCACCCGCATCCAGGACCCTCAGAGGGGAGAGgtcagtatatttttatatttgagtaAAGACTCCTTGGTTGTTGTCTAAATGGTCAAATTTAATATCGTATGTTTCCTTCTTTTCTAATTCACCATCCTGCCTGTTTGTTCCAGATCCTGACATTTAAGGAGATAAGCTGGCAGATGATCCGTATTGAGGCCGATGCTATCCAGAGTGCCGAGCACGAGATGTTGAGCGCCCCCATCCGCCTCATCACCAACCAGTCCAAGATAAGAGTCACTCTCAAGAGACGGgtcagaaacaaacacagatccTTTGAGCAGATTCAGACATTTTCACTTGATGAGATTTGATAGACCAGACATGAAACCCAAGCTGCTCCAAGCAGCATCCTCTGGTGTACTGTGAACAATAATCCCTCTGTTTTGCCTCACAGGCTGCAGGGTCAGCAGCATCCCTTCATCGCACAACTAgtgtttatttaaacaaaaaagattgCTAATATCTATGTTGAATATTTAACATATTGCGGTATCAAGTGCACAAAAGGCATTTGTGTGAGGTCTGTGAAAGTAACTAGCCCCGTTTGTTTCTTTAGGCTTTAATAAAGAACGGATAAAGAAAGCATTTATTATTTGGACAAAAACTCATTGTCTCCCAGAAATGGTGTCAGTGCAGTTACagttcagattttaaaaaggatgTTCTGTTTGTGATTTACCTGTGTGCTTCAAGTGTACgtttgtagctttttttcagTACAGCTCCAGTAAATTTGGTTTATCCCTACTGGTAATAAACAAAGACCTCACACACTAAGAGAATTTCCCTACAAGTGTAAAGTGACATTAATGGGCGCTCTCAAGCTACTTCCACCCGCATAACGCATGTTACTACCAACGGTTCTGCCTGACGCAGATCAAGGACTGTAACGTGGTGGCCTCCAAGCTGATTCTGATCCTGGACGACCTGCTGTGGGTGCTGACCGACTCCCAGCTCAAAGCCATGGTGCAGTATGCCAAGTCCCTCAGCGAGGCCATGGAGAAGTCAGCCGAGCAGAGGAAGAGCATGGCCACAGAGGACCAGGTACACACAGACGGCAAAATATGACTGATTCACGCACAGAGATATctacaaacacactgatgtcaTCCACATATAGAggaaaaatttcacattttcatgagTTCTTTCTCACTCTGTATACTATATactttccttccctctttctttgtcCCTCCCGTTTCCCCATTTTTTACAATGCCGCCCCCGTTCATGTCCTAATTCAACCCTGTGTGGATGAGCCATGTCATGGTCTGATAGTTTGTCCTCGTGTCCATGGAAATCATCTCTGCCCCCCTCTGTATAACTCCCCTGATGCCATATGGCAGCTGTCTGCCGACACCATTTTTGTCTCTCACTGTTGCTGTCACTGCCTTTCAGTCTGTGTCCTATTTTCTTGCcattcaaacacatacatacattcatcgCTTACACAAATTCACACCAATCCATGTCCCAGctgatttactgtacagtactctgttttctgtaattttgtctGACACGCCATCTGCTGGATGGATTGAGTACTGCATGAATCAGCTGTTTATTTGAAACTGAAAGCCTCTTTGACAGGCTGTTAACTCTGTGTAGGCCAacaaatggggggaaaaaagcaaaaaaaacaaaaaaacaacttaatatCAAACCATCACCAGCAACAATATGACAAGACAAAATAccacaacatgaaaaacacaaagatcgCTATTGTGAGCATCAGCAATACCAAAGCATCAGCACCAAAAGCAGAAACACTAATCATAGTATTTgcactgttttgtgtgtgcgcatctgTGTTCACCAGGTGTCGTCAGCGCCGCCCACAGCCCAGCAGGTGCGGACCCAGCAGGCGTCCACAGCCGCTGACCAGAGTGCAACGATGGCCAAGCTGTTCAGCGCCTACGATGTTTGTGAGACGTCCCACCACCTCCAGATCACACATCTCGACCTGCACATCTGTGACGACATCCATGCTAAGGACAAAGGTGCCATATACACAGatttacatgtactgtacattgcaGTGTACATTTATTCACATGCACGTACATATGGTTAGTGCAGCACACTGTTTTTTGGCAGTTCACTAAAAAGCTTTGACTTGACTCTTTTTCTGACCCTCCTTCCACTGTGCAGTGATCAACAAGAGGATAACAGGTGGAGCCATGCAGCTTTCCTTCAGCTCCATCACTCTGGATTACTACCCGTTCCACAGAGCAGGTATGAATCCTGCGATTAGGGCCAGTACCCTCTCACCACGAAGTCACTGAAACGTATTTAATTCTGTGCAATCTCTGCTTCATCCTCATTCCAAACTCACCAGAATCCCGTTTCATTGCTGTTGTGTCATATCCAAGAGCAGCTAGGTTTGCTTCTCACAGTTTCCACTATGCAGACTTCAAGTAAATCAAGATCATTTTTCCCACacctaattttaattttaaagagtGTGGGCTTATTTTTACcctttgtgtctgactgtacCCTTGGTCGTTCTCGACTTCTGTCTCTCATCACTCCCATGGAGTTCCAACTACCTGTACACATTCTCCCACTCTCCACCGGCCCCAGGTGAAAGTTGTGCCCACTGGATGCACTACAGCGAAGCCACCAAGACCAGGGAGGGCTGGGCGCGGAACCTTCTCGATGAGTTCAAGTCCAACGTGGAGATGTTAAAGACTACAGTTCGTGACCAGCAAGGCCCGGCCCCTGCACATGGCTCCCCACAGCATGGTAAACAAACACGCTTGGTCATATCGTAAACATGATTAGGTATAACTCAACTTGTTCTGGGTGTGCGTTTTTGTTGTATCTCCTGGTGCAAATGCAGCACCACACCAGCATTTCAGTCATCCCTGTGGGTTTTCTGTCCTCCAGTGTCCCTTAGGGACGATGTGTATGGCCCTCTAGGAGGTCAGgagagaacaggaggaggaatAGGGCTTAGGGAGGCAGATGGAGGACTCCTAGAGAggagcccacacacacagcctccaGCCCAGTGTTGCTGGTGCCTAGAGCCAGGTACCgtggtgtgtgtgcgcacagCTAGGTGCGGTGATACACACCTATTTCAAGGCACAGAGGTTTTCTTTTGGAGAACTGAGGGGTCGCTCTGTTTATCTCCtcctttgttgttcttttttcatttttgtgcctCTCTACCCTTCcatcactctctttctcttcaggtAAGATAAGCACGTCCTCCAGCAGTTCCTTCAGTCCTCCTCCCCCTCAAACCCCCAAGACGCAGCTCATGTCCAGCTCCTTTGTTCTCAGGATGGCTGACTTCAGCATCTACCAGGTCACTACAGACAAACACTGTCAGACAAACCTTCTTATATGCAATCACTGAGACTAATACATCTTCTTTACTAACTTTGAGTTATAGcatttatgtctcttttttttgtttgtgtgtgtgtgttgcaggtatCAACAGCAGACCAGCGTCGATCCAGCCCCAAAACCATGATCTCCTGTAATAAAAAGACCTTGTACCTTCCACCAGAGATGCCAGCCATCCATGTCGAGTTCACAGAGTACTACTTCCCTGATGGAAAAGACTACCCCAGTATGACTTCTGTGTTTAAACACTCAAGCTATTGTAATCTCAAGAAAGTAGTATCTCATTTTAGAAACGTGAAATTTTATTAGTAGGTAGTAGTATTGGTAGTAGTAGGTGCATTAGCTGAGTAAGTAGCTGTTTTTCTACACTGCCCACTGTTTTGGCAGTGACTCTCTTTTGGATCTATTCAGCACATTCACTCAGCTGTGGGGAAGTCATCGACTGCTGTGTGGCTGAGAGGACTTTGATTTTTTGAATTGCATCCAGCGCTCTGGATGAGGGATCACCCAGTTAATTCATATTAAGGGTTTCTCACAGATTCACTTCATTAGGAAACATTATACGAACAgttagaggttttttttctgacaaatgaATCTGTGGTCAAGacgatatttttttttttttgccaggaaAGTAGAAAAAAGCATTATTCTtcactgtctgtcctctctgtgatttttttttatttttaaatattattttttaatatcttacCTCGTCCCTCCGTATGCCTGATGAATAAGTAATGCCATATCTCTTCCGTCTTTGCCCTCCTCCTCGTGCTCCTCCAGTCCCGTGTCCCAACCTCTATGCCCAGCTGAATGCCCTGCAGCTGGTACTGGACCCTCGCAGCCTGGTGTGGCTCAACCTTTTCGCCCTCGACCTAAGGCAGAGTCTGGAGCAGTTCATGGAGATCTACAAGCTCAATGACTCGCAGAAACCTGATGAGCATGTTGACATCAAGATTGACGGCCTCATGCTCAAGGTAAAGAGGACTGCAAACACATGACCTTTCTTCAGGTTAAGAGTGTGGAATGTACTTTCTCCTATTTATACCTATTTCTTCTACTACTACTCTACTCTCCATCAGCTGGTGATTCCCACTGATCGAGAGACCTCCTGCCCTCCCGATCTGCCTCGTTCCATCTCGATACAGACTTCAGAAATGGTGGCCACTAACACCCGGCACCCTGCCAACTGCACCCGCTCGCACCTTGAGGCCCTGCTTCAGGCCTTCGAACAGGAGCCcttcttctcttcatctttctcctcATTCCCTCGTACCTCCTCCTCTTTACCCCTCCTCCATCCCGTCTTCCAGCGTCACGCTCACGAACAAGACACCAAGCTCCATGACATCTACCGGGGCCTGGTGGTGCCGACGATGGGCGCAAACGCCCTCAAGATGCTGGCCGCCACAGACTTTTGGGCGCTGCACTTTGCCCAATTCTGGGTGGACTACGAAGGCACCCGTGGAGGAAAAGGGCGGCCGCAGCCCTTTGTGGACTCCTTCCCTCTCACTGTGTGGGCGTGTCAGCCAACAAAGCTCGTCCAGCACCAGGAGAGGCTTAGAAGTGCTGCTGGATCACGTCTGTCCAGAAGTACATCAGGAGAGGCTGTTACACGTCTGCAGAGGAAACGCTTACTAAAGGAGTATTACAGTACTGATGGTGCGCCAACAGCATCTCATAGCAATGATGCTTCCCTGCCACCCAGCAATGGACTCCATAAACCCCTCTCATTGGACAGtctgccttcctcctcctctttatcATCATCAAGTAAAGACGCAGATGTGCATGTTCTGGTGCACGTGCAGAAGCATTTAAGTGCTCAGGTATGGTTTtcattctaatttttttttcagacatgcaGAAGAGATGAAACtataaatagaaatataaatagAAAGAAACTTTACATGGACATTAATTTTCATAAGTTCTGGGTCTGggttttaaaacacaacaaagggTTGATCAacatctctctttttatttgtcttatatCTACGATTTTACATTTACCAGTTATCACTCCTTCACTCCTTGCGAAGGAGTGATGCAGTTCCAGGTTGATAGAATACCCACATTTGCTAAGCTCTGAGGTTAACAGATCTCTTattgaatatttcttttcttgctgttttctttttttattagtgaaatgaatgagaaaattaattgatttgcTCAAAGGACAAAATAATTATACAATTATATTGTCAAGTAAATACGCCCTCTACAAGCTGGTGTTTGCACTGACTGGCACTACAAATGCTGGGAGCTGAATATCAATGGATTTAAT from Xiphias gladius isolate SHS-SW01 ecotype Sanya breed wild chromosome 2, ASM1685928v1, whole genome shotgun sequence includes:
- the uhrf1bp1l gene encoding UHRF1-binding protein 1-like isoform X5; amino-acid sequence: MAGLIKKQILKHLSRFAKNLSPDKINLSTLKGEGQLTNLELDEEVLQSLLDLPTWLAINRVECNKAAIRIPWTKLKTHPISLTLDKVVMEMSTCDEPRPPNGPSPIATASGQSEYGFAEKVVEGMSLSINSIVIRISAKAFNASFELSQLQVYSVNTSWSISDLRFTRIQDPQRGEILTFKEISWQMIRIEADAIQSAEHEMLSAPIRLITNQSKIRVTLKRRIKDCNVVASKLILILDDLLWVLTDSQLKAMVQYAKSLSEAMEKSAEQRKSMATEDQVSSAPPTAQQVRTQQASTAADQSATMAKLFSAYDVCETSHHLQITHLDLHICDDIHAKDKVINKRITGGAMQLSFSSITLDYYPFHRAGESCAHWMHYSEATKTREGWARNLLDEFKSNVEMLKTTVRDQQGPAPAHGSPQHGKISTSSSSSFSPPPPQTPKTQLMSSSFVLRMADFSIYQVSTADQRRSSPKTMISCNKKTLYLPPEMPAIHVEFTEYYFPDGKDYPIPCPNLYAQLNALQLVLDPRSLVWLNLFALDLRQSLEQFMEIYKLNDSQKPDEHVDIKIDGLMLKLVIPTDRETSCPPDLPRSISIQTSEMVATNTRHPANCTRSHLEALLQAFEQEPFFSSSFSSFPRTSSSLPLLHPVFQRHAHEQDTKLHDIYRGLVVPTMGANALKMLAATDFWALHFAQFWVDYEGTRGGKGRPQPFVDSFPLTVWACQPTKLVQHQERLRSAAGSRLSRSTSGEAVTRLQRKRLLKEYYSTDGAPTASHSNDASLPPSNGLHKPLSLDSLPSSSSLSSSSKDADVHVLVHVQKHLSAQVSHRQYVFLMHLQRSIKALQQTLQQDLEEMGSKRERKDPSQCPADHHPFTVCLGFLLKSSEVSMLLKPIPQPEGSGSPLVSELSPSESRGTLEPGSDAGEGAEKGEKGNEGSGSEGGAAKGSCIVDQLLCGEGPEGGATQGPGPLVHTSTSTSRPDSNHKALLEERTSAKNPGRWTSDEGGEAVVDGLAVGDEMGAGLDSKTQTSDPLSDPLSSKDLSDKDKAAAARMPQSISRKGSLSVVSDLLSSSNSSRSTSLYSMSNIGRLMRDRSQSSFSVSYKNMKKSPSLQSLDNISIDSYLMEDGDTYSLLERDDVSITGFKDAISEQSATESATEAATGPEQEGGVSPDTVSATSQSIDEPAKDIVSVLVLKVQSVCVGMEVVGESTAVALEVGQVTPSQLGNVSLRQYLSNRSLVESERKHEDRERKDM